A genomic window from Solanum dulcamara chromosome 11, daSolDulc1.2, whole genome shotgun sequence includes:
- the LOC129873365 gene encoding V-type proton ATPase 16 kDa proteolipid subunit-like codes for MTSTFSGDETAPFFGFLGAAAALVFSCMGAAYGTAKSGVGVASMGVMRPELVMKSIVPVVMAGVLGIYGLIIAVIISTGINPKTKSYYLFDGYAHLSSGLACGLAGLSAGMAIGIVGDAGVRANAQQPKLFVGMILILIFAEALALYGLIVGIILSSRAGQSRAE; via the exons ATGACGTCAACTTTCAGCGGCGATGAAACTGCGCCTTTCTTCGGTTTCCTCGGCGCCGCTGCAGCGCTCGTTTTCTCAT GTATGGGAGCTGCTTATGGAACGGCGAAGAGCGGTGTGGGAGTGGCGTCCATGGGAGTAATGAGGCCAGAGCTTGTGATGAAGTCAATTGTGCCGGTTGTTATGGCTGGTGTGTTAGGTATTTATGGATTGATTATTGCAGTCATTATCAGTACCGGGATTAACCCCAAGACCAAATCATATTACCTTTTTGATGGATATGCACACCTTTCTTCTGGTCTGGCCTGTGGTCTCGCTGGCCTTTCCGCTGGAATGGCTATTGGAATTGTTGGTGATGCTGGTGTTAG AGCAAATGCACAACAACCAAAACTCTTTGTTGGTATGAtcttaattcttatttttgctGAGGCATTGGCTTTGTATGGACTGATTGTCGGCATCATCCTTTCTTCCCGTGCTGGCCAATCTAGAGctgaatag